In one Dama dama isolate Ldn47 chromosome 5, ASM3311817v1, whole genome shotgun sequence genomic region, the following are encoded:
- the LOC133055720 gene encoding large ribosomal subunit protein eL39-like, which produces MSSHKTFRQFPARKQKQNHSILQWIRMKTGNKIRYDPKRRHWRRTRLGL; this is translated from the coding sequence ATGTCTTCTCACAAGACTTTCAGGCAATTCCCGGccaggaaacaaaagcagaatcattccattctccagtggattcgaatgaaaactggTAATAAAATCAGATACGACCCCAAGAGAAGACATTGGAGAAGAACCAGGCTGGGTCTATAA